In Deinococcus sp. Leaf326, the sequence CTTCTACTGGCGCAAGGACAGCAAGGGCGTGCAGCTGCCCTACCTCGACCAGATCGTGTTCAAGATCATTCCCGACAGCAATACGCTCGTCACCCAGCTCAAGTCCGGCGAAATCCAGATGACGTCCTCGGTGCCCTACGCCCAGGTCACGCAGCTCGACGCCGTGCCGGGCATGAACATCGTCAAGAACAACGTCCTGAGCTGGCAGCACCTCGACTTCAACTTCAAGGGGCCGGCCTCGCTGCGTGACCTGAACGTCCGTCAGGCCTTCGCCCACGCCATCAACAAGTCGGCCATCTCCAAGGCCCTGGGCGGCTACCCCATTCCGCTGGACACGGTGGTCGTGCCCGTATTCGCCGCCAGCAACAAGAACGTCCCCAAGTACCCCTACAACCCCGCCCGCGCCAAGGCCCTGCTCGACGCCGCAGGCTACAAGCCGGGTGCCGACGGCATCCGCGTGAAGAACGGCGAGCGCCTGAGCTACAAGATCCTCGTCCAGGCCGGCCGCGCCAACGACGAACTCGCGCAGCAGGTCATCATCAGCAGCCTCAAGGCGGTCGGCATCGAACTCGTGCCCGACAACAAGACCGGGGTGGCCTTCCGCGAGGCGCGCTACAAGGGCGGCTACGACGTGTTCTACAGCGGCTGGATCACGAGCGCCGATCCGGTCTACAGCGTGTTCTTCAAGACGGGCGGCGTGAACAACGGCCAGGGCTTCAGCAACGCCCGTATCGACGCGCTGCTCGACCGCGCCGAGAACACCCTCGACCCGGACATCCAGAAAAAGGCGCTCATGGACTTCCAGGTGGAACTGATGCGCCAGCTTCCGACCATTCCGGTCACGACCAACGTGTCCGTGATTGCTGTGAGCGACAAGCTGGGCAACTTCGTTCCCAACCCGACGAACATGACCAACTTCGTCGACACGAGCGCCTGGTACATCAAGAAGTAAGTGTCTGGAAGGGGGGCCGTGCGTGCGCGGCCTCTCTACTGGGCTGAGGGGACCTGACCTTGAACCTGAACTATCTGATCAAACGGACACTGGGA encodes:
- a CDS encoding peptide ABC transporter substrate-binding protein gives rise to the protein MKFSPLLSRSASRKAPLFLALSAVLLCGTASAQQRGGTLTVGLSYDIDTLNVYSTGYLGDVQATVVEGLLAPDKNANYVPVLATVVPTLKNGGIKLSADGKKMTITYKLRRDVKWSDGKPFTSADVKFTWEAIKNPKFTAESKDGSEDIESITTPDAYTAVVNYKRVAPDYASTLFTFGIFPKHALEGKDLNTDVYNEKPLGTGPFKVKEFRRGQYVIVERNPFYWRKDSKGVQLPYLDQIVFKIIPDSNTLVTQLKSGEIQMTSSVPYAQVTQLDAVPGMNIVKNNVLSWQHLDFNFKGPASLRDLNVRQAFAHAINKSAISKALGGYPIPLDTVVVPVFAASNKNVPKYPYNPARAKALLDAAGYKPGADGIRVKNGERLSYKILVQAGRANDELAQQVIISSLKAVGIELVPDNKTGVAFREARYKGGYDVFYSGWITSADPVYSVFFKTGGVNNGQGFSNARIDALLDRAENTLDPDIQKKALMDFQVELMRQLPTIPVTTNVSVIAVSDKLGNFVPNPTNMTNFVDTSAWYIKK